The genomic region TCCAGTGATCAGTGAAGATGTTGGAGGTTCAAACGGTCGAACGATTGAGTTCAATTGTGTGACCGGTATGCTGACGATACGTACAGTCAATGAGGGAACAAAAGAAATTTAACAGGATTTACCGTCTGAAGGAGGTCAAGGGATGAAGCAGCAGGAGGCTCCCGATTTACAGTCATTATGGAATAAGTGGCAACAACATAGAGATGAGGACGCGGGGAACGAACTTGTTGCCCAATACATGCCTTTAGTCGATTATCACGTAAGAAGAATTTCTGCCCATTTGCCTGGAAATGTCAGTCGGCAGGAAGTGAAAAGTCTCGGGTTATTAGGATTGGTGGATGCTATTGAGAAGTTTGACTATAACAGAGACTTGAAATTTGATACCTATGCGTCTTTCCGGGTTCGTGGCGCTATCATGGATGGATTAAGAAGAGAGGATTGGCTTCCACGAACAGTCCGTGAGAAATCAAAAAAAATAGATGCTGTTGCAGAAGATTTGGAGCAGGTGCTGGGCAGAGAACCTGAGCCTGAAGAAATTGCGGATAAGATGGGAATCTCCAGTCAGGAAGTATTAACAATCATGAAAGATACCCTTTATGCAAATACCTTATCCATTGAGGAAAAATCAAATGATGAGGATGGCCAGCACACAGAAGGTATTGGTTACATGATTCCGGATGAAAAGGAGTCCCCGCCAGAGGATCAGCTTATTGACCAGGAAAAAATTGGTGAATTAAGTGAGGCAATTAAAACTTTAAATGAAAAGGAACAAATGGTCATTAGTCTATTTTATCATGAGGAATTAACTTTAACTGAAATAGGAGAGGTATTAGAGCTTTCAACATCAAGAATTTCACAAATCCACAGCCGTGCAGTTTTTAAGCTCAGAAAGGTCCTTTTACAAGTCATTGACTAAGGTCTTCAGAGTTATATCCGTATTCAGTCCATAAATGGGGGGAAGGACAATATGGTATCAGTGAATTCAGCAAAGGATTGGTTCAGGATAAGTGTTACAGAGGATCAAATGGAAGCTTATCTTGAATTAAGAGGGGATTTTGAAAGAGATTTTGAAAGAGACGAGATCACGATTGGGGATCTACAGGAGCTATTTGAAGAAAGTAAAATTACTTTCGGTCAACTTGATGAACAAATAAACAGAATTACGGAAAATCCATCCTTAGTCACATTTCCCTGTTTGATTGCAGCTGGACAACCAGTTGAACACGGAAAGGATGGCAGGGTGGATTTTTTCATAAATTTGCAATCAGACCTTTCGATTGAGGAAAAGGAACAGCTGGATTTCCGGGAAGTTATGAAAATTCCAAAGGTTACAGGCGGAGAACCGATTTTAAAGATGATTCCGCCAACAGAGGGACATTCAGGGTTAAACGTTTTCGGCGATGAAGTGAAGCCACAGGAAGGAAAGACTGCCCGTGTGAAGGCAGGTAAAAACACAAAATGGGCAAGCGAGGATATCCTTATAGCAACGATGGACGGTCAGGTCTCTCTTGCAAATCGTTCCATACAAGTATTACCGACATATGAGGTCAATCATGACGTTGATTTACGGTCCGGAAATATTGATTTTAACGGTTCAGTAGTAATACATGGTGATATTCCTTCAGGCTTTACCGTTAAAGCAAAGGGCGATATTCACGTTATGGGTTTAGTTGAAAGTGCCGTATTAGAAGCTGGTGGCTCTATTTTTATACAAAAGGGAATATCAGCGGTTCATAAAGGTATGGTACGGTCAGGCCTGGATGTTCATACAAAATATATAAATCAGGGCAATGTGGAAGCCGGAAGAAACATTTTTGTTGAACAATCCATTTTGCTCAGCCAGTGTACAGCACGTGAAACCATCTTCTGTCAAAGTGGAAGTATCATTGGTGGCCATTTGTCTGCCGGACAGCAGATTTATGTGAAGGATCTTGGGAATCGCCTGGAAGCGGAAACAAATATATATTTAGGCGAAAATAAGGATCATTTAGAAACTTTGCATCATTTAGAGATTCGCTTAACGGAACTTAATAGTACCATGAATAAACTGAAACAACTAGGTGAAAAGCTGAATAAAATAGCATCTTTAAGAGGAGAATTAACCTCCAATGAAAAAGAGACTCTCCTGAAACAGGAAAAGTCCTTGCGCGCGGCAACATCAGAATATCTGGAAATAAAAAAACAGCTTTCGGAAAAGAAGGAAAAAGATGTTGATTTTTCCCAGCCTGTTCTTTATATTCATGGTATACTGTACCCAAACTCAAAAGTCAACTTTGGTAAATACCAGAAGAATTTCATGAATCAATCCAGAAATGTGAAAATAAAGTTAGAGGATTCCGAAATTAAGATTTCACCATTTCATTAATAGGGTGGAGGTTGACTCTTTATGAGCTGGAAAGCTGTAGAAATGCAGGTGGCTCTGCCGCGGACACAGGATGCCGGCCAGATTCAGGAACAGCTGGAACAAAGATCGGCGAATAGTCAGCATTATCTGGCTCAGGCTAAACAGCAGGAAGAGGAGAGGCGAAGAAAGAAGGTTAATGAACTCAGACAAAAAGAGCACAAACGTCTTCAGAATGATGACGCACGTTCTGACTCTCCCGAAATCTTCTTGAACAGGCGGGAAATGGAAAGAAATTTAGTCAGACAGAAACAGAAACACCCTTATTTAGGAAATCGATTTGACTTAACAAGATAGGAATGGAAGCTATGATAGAATTTTTAGTTATATTCAGCCTGATTTTACATGCGATTGTATTTATATTTATCATTTATCTTTATCGAAGGTTTTCACAGAATTCATCAGGTATGTCCGTGCAGGAAAGAAAAGAAATGGAAGACATGCTTTCCTCCTATATTACGGAAATGAAAGAGGAAAATGAGCGACTATTGAATATTCTCAATGAAAATGGCAAAAATGTGAAAGAAAAACAAACAGAACCAGACTCCCGGGAAAATTCCAGTCCAATCCCTGATACATACGTGGAACCGGTACAGAAAAAGGATACAACTGCAAAGGAAACAAAAAATGCGGAAAATTATAATCCGGAAACCATAGTAGTGGAGGACGAAGCAGAAGGAGTATCAGATCACGCAAAAGCCCTGCAATTATATAATGATGGGCTTACTACGGAAGAAATTGCTCAAAAATTGAACAAAGGAAAAACAGAAATTGAATTGTTTATTAAATTTCAATCACAATCATAAATTTCTGCTTGAATGAATACGGTCCATATGATATATTTACTTTTGGTGTAAAACACACGTCTGTCGATTGTGCAGGAGGTGCTTTCTATTAGGGAAGTCCCTGTATAAAGATGAGACAGACGGAGGCCAAAACCATTTTATAGGAGGAAGAAAGAATGTCAGTAATTTCAATGAAACAACTTTTAGAGGCTGGTGTACATTTCGGTCACCAAACTCGCCGTTGGAATCCAAAAATGAAGAAGTATATCTTCACAGAGAGAAACGGCATTTATATTATTGACCTTCAAAAAACAGTTAAGAAGGTTGAAGAAGCATACGAATACGTGAAGAATGTAGCTGCTGATGGAGGTACTGTTCTATTTGTAGGTACTAAGAAGCAGGCACAGGATACGGTTCGTGAAGAAGCAGCGCGTTCCGGTATGTTTTACGTAAACCAGCGCTGGTTAGGTGGTACGTTAACGAACTTTGAAACGATTCGCAAACGTATCCAGCGTCTTAAAGATATTGAGCGCATGGAAGAGGATGGTACTTTTGATGTTCTTCCTAAAAAAGAAGTTGTTATGATTAAGAAGGAACAAGATCGCCTTGAAAAATTCCTTGGCGGTATTAAAGATATGGAAGGAATTCCTGATGTGCTATTTGTTATTGACCCTCGTAAAGAGCGTATTGCAATAGCTGAAGCACATAAATTAAACATTCCAATTGTAGCAATGGTTGATACGAATTGTGATCCGGATGAGGTGGATTATGTTATCCCGGCAAACGATGATGCAATTCGTGCTGTAAAACTTCTTACCGGAAAAATGGCTGATGCAATTCTTGAAGCTCGTCAAGGTGAAACAAGCGAAGAAGTAGCAGAAGAAGAAGAAGCACAACCAGTAGAAGAGTAAGAAAGGTTTTGAAGGTGATAAGAGGGAAAAAGCCTTTTATCACCTTTTTTAACAATGAGAATGGATATGAAAGCTGTACCATTTGAATAATAATAAAAATCATTATTATCATGGAAGGTTAAGGAGGAAATGTCATGGCTGTAACAGCAAAAATGGTAAAAGAGTTACGTGAAAAAACAGGTGCAGGGATGATGGACTGCAAAAAAGCACTAACAGAAACTGAGGGCGACATGGAAAAAGCAGTTGAATTTCTTCGTGAGAAAGGTATTGCAAAAGCGGCGAAGAAAGCTGATCGTATTGCTGCAGAAGGATCTACATACATCGAGGTGGATGGAAATACTGCTGTAATTTTTGAAGTGAATGCTGAAACAGACTTTGTTGCAAAAAATGATCAGTTTAAAAATCTTTTATCTGACCTTGGAAAACACCTTGTAAAACAAAAGCCTGCAACCGTTGAAGAGGCCCTTCAGCAAAAATTACATGGTGAAGGCGAAACTTTAGAATCCTACATTACAGATGCGATTGCAAAAATTGGGGAGAAAATTTCTCTTCGCCGTTTCACAGTAGCCGAAAAAACAGACAATGATGCATTTGGTGCTTATCTTCATATGGGCGGACGAATTGGTGTACTAACGGTTCTTGAGGGAACAACAGATGAATCCGTTGCTAAAGATGTTGCTATGCACGTAGCTGCTGTAAATCCTAAGTACTTATCCCGTGATAATGTACCTAAGGAAGAAGTGGATAGTGAGCGCGAGGTGCTTAAGCAGCAGTCCCTGAATGAAGGGAAACCAGAGCATATTGTTGAAAAAATGGTAGAAGGACGTCTCGGTAAATTCTTCCAGGGCATCTGTCTTCTTGAACAGGAATTTGTAAAAGACCCTGATCAAACCGTTAAGAAATTTGTGGAATCCAACAATGCTGCTGTAAAACAATTTGTACGCTATGAAGTAGGAGAAGGAATGGAAAAACGTGAAGAAAACTTCGCTGATGAAGTTATGGGTCAAGTTAAAAAATAACACCACAAAAGAGTTTTGAACTTGAAAATGGGGGACACGTGGTGTTCCCTATTTTCAAAAATCCTACATACTAAAGATATCCCGGAAATAAACACATTTAAACCAATCATAAATTTATCAATTTTTCGCTATCTTATAAGGGTAAACTTTATAGAATGTGAAAAATTGATAATAGATGGAGGTTACTATGACATCAGTCCAGTATAATCGAATTGTACTTAAGTTAAGTGGAGAGGCTCTAAGTGGAAATGCCGGCTATGGACTTGATCCTGTTATTGTAAAATCAATTGCCCAGCAAGTAAAAGAAGTAGCAGAGCTTGGTGTGGAAGTCGCAGTTGTTGTAGGTGGCGGAAACATATGGCGTGGTAAAGTAGGCAGTGAAGTTGGTATGGACAGGGCTACCGCAGACTATATGGGGATGCTTGCAACGGTTATGAATTCACTGGCTTTACAGGATAGTCTCGAAAACATAGGGATTCCAACCAGAGTACAGACATCTATAGAAATGAGGCAGGTTGCCGAGCCATACATTAGGAGAAAAGCTATGCGTCATCTGGAGAAAAAACGTGTGGTAATCTTTGCAGGTGGTACAGGTAATCCGTACTTTTCAACAGATACAACGGCAGCATTGCGGGCTGCTGAAATTGAAGCCAATGTTATCTTAATGGCAAAAAATAATGTTGATGGGGTTTACAATGCTGACCCTGTAAAAAATAAGGATGCTAAAAAGTATACAAAGTTATCCTACTTAGATATTTTAAATGAAGGATTAGAAGTTATGGATTCAACAGCATCTTCACTCTGTATGGATAATGATATCCCGCTTATTGTGTTTTCTATTACAGAAGAAGGAAATATTAAACGTGTTGTTCAAGGAGAAAATATTGGAACTATTGTTAGGGGGAAAGAAAAATGAGTCAAGCAGTCATTAAAGAAACCCAGGAGAAAATGGAAAAAGCAAAAGATGCCTATCAGAAACAATTAGCAACCATTCGTACAGGTCGCGCGAATCCTTCTATTTTAGATGGCGTACTAGTAGAATATTACGGTGCAATGACCCCATTGAACCAATTAGCAAATGTTTCAGCACCCGAGGCTCGTTTACTTGTAATTACTCCATTTGATAAAAGTGCATTAGGTGACATGGAAAAAGCCATTCAAAAAGCAGATTTAGGGTTAACTCCAAATAATGATGGGAATCTTATTCGTATTAATATTCCGGCATTAACAGAGGAACGCCGTAAGGAATTGGTAAAAATTGTCCGTAAATATGCCGAAGAAGCAAGAGTACAAATTCGTAATATTCGTCGTGACAGTAATGATCAACTGAAGAAAATGGAGAAAGATGGAGATCTTACAGAAGACGAACTGCATGGCTTTCAGGATGATGTTCAAAAAGAAACAGATAAATACATTGATACAATTGATCAATTAACAAAAGAAAAAGAAGATGGAATCCTGGAGGTTTAATGCGTACGTCTAGTGTTTTTGAGAGCTCCCTATTCATTCCATAAAAAAGAAAAGGATTGATAAATCTCCCACTGCATGGGGGATTTTTCACATCCAATTATCATTAACTCGAAAAAAAGTCTTTTTTTCTCCTTAGTGATTGATTTATAATATTTGTACTTATTAAATGGATAGATAAATCCTGACTGGAGGATTTAATTTATGGCAATACGGATTCCTTTTTTAAAAAGTAAGAATAGAAAACGCAGTACGATACAAACGAATGAAAGCCTGCCAGGACATGTCGCTATTATTATGGATGGAAACGGCAGATGGGCGAAAAAACGAGGTCTGCCGAGGGCTGCGGGACACA from Virgibacillus sp. MSP4-1 harbors:
- a CDS encoding FliA/WhiG family RNA polymerase sigma factor → MKQQEAPDLQSLWNKWQQHRDEDAGNELVAQYMPLVDYHVRRISAHLPGNVSRQEVKSLGLLGLVDAIEKFDYNRDLKFDTYASFRVRGAIMDGLRREDWLPRTVREKSKKIDAVAEDLEQVLGREPEPEEIADKMGISSQEVLTIMKDTLYANTLSIEEKSNDEDGQHTEGIGYMIPDEKESPPEDQLIDQEKIGELSEAIKTLNEKEQMVISLFYHEELTLTEIGEVLELSTSRISQIHSRAVFKLRKVLLQVID
- a CDS encoding DUF342 domain-containing protein, producing the protein MVSVNSAKDWFRISVTEDQMEAYLELRGDFERDFERDEITIGDLQELFEESKITFGQLDEQINRITENPSLVTFPCLIAAGQPVEHGKDGRVDFFINLQSDLSIEEKEQLDFREVMKIPKVTGGEPILKMIPPTEGHSGLNVFGDEVKPQEGKTARVKAGKNTKWASEDILIATMDGQVSLANRSIQVLPTYEVNHDVDLRSGNIDFNGSVVIHGDIPSGFTVKAKGDIHVMGLVESAVLEAGGSIFIQKGISAVHKGMVRSGLDVHTKYINQGNVEAGRNIFVEQSILLSQCTARETIFCQSGSIIGGHLSAGQQIYVKDLGNRLEAETNIYLGENKDHLETLHHLEIRLTELNSTMNKLKQLGEKLNKIASLRGELTSNEKETLLKQEKSLRAATSEYLEIKKQLSEKKEKDVDFSQPVLYIHGILYPNSKVNFGKYQKNFMNQSRNVKIKLEDSEIKISPFH
- the rpsB gene encoding 30S ribosomal protein S2, producing MSVISMKQLLEAGVHFGHQTRRWNPKMKKYIFTERNGIYIIDLQKTVKKVEEAYEYVKNVAADGGTVLFVGTKKQAQDTVREEAARSGMFYVNQRWLGGTLTNFETIRKRIQRLKDIERMEEDGTFDVLPKKEVVMIKKEQDRLEKFLGGIKDMEGIPDVLFVIDPRKERIAIAEAHKLNIPIVAMVDTNCDPDEVDYVIPANDDAIRAVKLLTGKMADAILEARQGETSEEVAEEEEAQPVEE
- the tsf gene encoding translation elongation factor Ts; the encoded protein is MAVTAKMVKELREKTGAGMMDCKKALTETEGDMEKAVEFLREKGIAKAAKKADRIAAEGSTYIEVDGNTAVIFEVNAETDFVAKNDQFKNLLSDLGKHLVKQKPATVEEALQQKLHGEGETLESYITDAIAKIGEKISLRRFTVAEKTDNDAFGAYLHMGGRIGVLTVLEGTTDESVAKDVAMHVAAVNPKYLSRDNVPKEEVDSEREVLKQQSLNEGKPEHIVEKMVEGRLGKFFQGICLLEQEFVKDPDQTVKKFVESNNAAVKQFVRYEVGEGMEKREENFADEVMGQVKK
- the pyrH gene encoding UMP kinase, with translation MTSVQYNRIVLKLSGEALSGNAGYGLDPVIVKSIAQQVKEVAELGVEVAVVVGGGNIWRGKVGSEVGMDRATADYMGMLATVMNSLALQDSLENIGIPTRVQTSIEMRQVAEPYIRRKAMRHLEKKRVVIFAGGTGNPYFSTDTTAALRAAEIEANVILMAKNNVDGVYNADPVKNKDAKKYTKLSYLDILNEGLEVMDSTASSLCMDNDIPLIVFSITEEGNIKRVVQGENIGTIVRGKEK
- the frr gene encoding ribosome recycling factor, translated to MSQAVIKETQEKMEKAKDAYQKQLATIRTGRANPSILDGVLVEYYGAMTPLNQLANVSAPEARLLVITPFDKSALGDMEKAIQKADLGLTPNNDGNLIRINIPALTEERRKELVKIVRKYAEEARVQIRNIRRDSNDQLKKMEKDGDLTEDELHGFQDDVQKETDKYIDTIDQLTKEKEDGILEV